The Pochonia chlamydosporia 170 chromosome 1, whole genome shotgun sequence genome window below encodes:
- a CDS encoding C6 zinc finger domain-containing protein (similar to Metarhizium acridum CQMa 102 XP_007810541.1), whose translation MNGMKRSWEDMDTAAVMDSFAATFGNHNHNHNHNHNREHDHDHGSVTITTDGTRLDDKASAASRQKSCNACVRGKRRCDKRTPQCSRCLAKGLGCVYQKLPPGASAACNNEQSSSSTGASAANLTSSSSSATESARPLGSINGSCPASAAAGSAAGAGGVHTVSSSAASTASCVSDVPDFDMGFDIDTLGTDTSPESLQADVGVPLGSSGNGDGSGGLDFSIVDLMAQTAGTEHDIWNLHPFADAATTTDKLHIPPVPAGLSAMAPSSLHNQQQQQQLQPVRDVSLIKDLDAACMEIDPLSVHDPSSRIGHTVGFLTSMHSTFSQTRALPFMHPRLWAGQLPKAILAAFSASSAYAARSPSNKGWTVRLLVDAGREIHREGERAITNEDKLSRVQALLILNSMRIFDGDLGLRAAAEREVPVMMSWLRELSSMRDNLEMEEGLRGPNGFVRDKIPKTWESWVFLESARRTILTSYAITCLSCMLKSETPDDEMWCDENVFTASRHLWDATNSVEFYRSWREKPQFVIQNMVFKDFWMYARPDDCDDFTKLMLTSQVGVDAMQHFMNGDIAIPVNPGRAP comes from the exons ATGAACGGCATGAAACGATCAtgggaggacatggacaccGCCGCTGTCATGGACTCCTTTGCAGCAACGTTTGGAAATCATAATCACAATCataaccacaaccacaaccggGAACATGACCACGACCACGGCAGcgtcaccatcaccacagatggcaccagactcgatGACAAGGCGTCGGCCGCTTCGCGCCAAAAGAGCTGCAACGCTTGTGTGAGGGGCAAGAGACGCTGTGACAAGCGCACGCCTCAGTGTAGCCGGTGCTTGGCCAAGGGTTTGGGCTGCGTCTACCAGAAATTGCCTCCAGGCGCATCCGCGGCCTGCAATAATGAGcagtcatcatcgtccaccGGAGCCTCCGCGGCCAACCTcacctcctcgtcttcctccgCCACAGAGTCCGCAAGACCGCTGGGCTCGATAAACGGCTCGTGCCCTGCCTCCGCGGCCGCAGGGAGcgctgctggagctggaggggTTCACACcgtctcttcttctgccgcGAGCACTGCGTCCTGTGTCTCTGACGTGCCCGATTTTGACATGGGCTTTGACATTGACACCTTGGGTACAGATACTAGCCCCGAGAGCCTTCAAGCTGACGTTGGTGTGCCGCTGGGAAGTTctggcaatggcgatggctcTGGCGGACTAGACTTTTCCATTGTCGACTTGATGGCTCAGACTGCCGGCACCGAACACGATATTTGGAATCTGCATCCGTTTGCCGACGCGGCGACGACAACGGATAAGTTGCATATTCCGCCCGTGCCTGCTGGTCTTTCTGCCATGGCACCGTCGTCTCTGCACaatcagcagcagcaacagcaactgCAGCCTGTTCGTGACGTATCACTCATCAAGGACCTCGACGCCGCCTGCATGGAGATTGACCCTTTGTCTGTCCATGACCCGAGCTCTCGAATTGGCCATACCGTGGGCTTTTTGACCAGCATGCACAGCACCTTTTCACAAACGAGAGCGCTGCCCTTTATGCACCCTCGTCTCTGGGCTGGCCAATTACCCAAGGCTATCCTTGCGGCGTTttcagcatcatctgcctACGCGGCGCGCAGCCCGTCTAACAAGGGATGGACTGTTCGTCTGCTGGTTGATGCGGGTCGAGAGATTCACCGTGAGGGTGAGCGTGCCATTACCAATGAGGATAAGTTGTCTCGCGTCCAAGCTCTGTTAATTCTCAACTCCATGAGAATATTCGATGGTGATTTGGGGTTGAGGGCCGCCGCAGAAAGAGAGGTGCCAGTCATGATGTCGTGGCTGAGGGAGCTCTCTAGCATGAGGGACAActtggaaatggaagaggGTTTGCGCGGACCGAATGGATTTGTTCGGGACAAGATACCAAAGACGTGGGAG AGTTGGGTATTCTTGGAGAGCGCTCGCCGCACGATATTGACGTCGTACGCCATCACATGCCTCAGCTGCATGCTCAAGTCGGAAACTC CTGATGATGAAATGTGGTGTGATGAGAACGTATTCACCGCCTCACGCCACCTCTGGGACGCAACCAACTCGGTTGAATTCTACCGCTCGTGGCGTGAGAAGCCACAATTTGTCATCCAGAATATGGTGTTTAAGGACTTTTGGATGTACGCCCGGCCGGACGACTGCGATGATTTTACGAAACTTATGCTTACATC GCAAGTCGGTGTTGATGCAATGCAGCATTTTATGAACGGAGATATCGCGATACCAGTGAATCCAGGGCGGGCACCCTGA
- a CDS encoding alcohol dehydrogenase (similar to Metarhizium acridum CQMa 102 XP_007810540.1): MALPQTQTAVAIAAPRQPLTRITVPVHPPSTGEITLKVSYTASTPLDLHRADGGLLIPQYPSQSGSGGASGTVVALGPGDTKGLQIGDKVSVFAFHGGKEANHQNYITCPAYLASKIPDGISEQAAATVNVNLCTVFHTATTDLGLELPWPIPEGWEARNKNDGVLIWGASSSVGIYAVQVLRHWGYSNILAVSSAAHHGYLRSLGARRCFDYRAEGVVGEILEEDGIRFVLDCIGSLGGSLAPLKKIAKKGDRVAVMLPVIVRDATMDEEPVYEMDIGKVDGWAEGVDVRGARTHFYLDNELFKEKLQPEIVPTLLAQGVVQPNKYREIEGRDMVERAQNALDELRNRSVSGERLVWRVSE; this comes from the exons atggccctcccccaaacccaaacagccgtcgccatcgccgcccCCCGACAACCACTCACCCGAATCACCGTCCCCGTCCACCCTCCATCCACGGGCGAAATCACCCTCAAAGTAAGCTACACGGCCTCAACGCCCCTCGACCTCCACCGCGCAGACGGCGGGCTTCTCATCCCCCAGTACCCAAGCCAGTCTGGTTCGGGCGGCGCATCCGGCACAGTCGTCGCCCTCGGGCCCGGCGACACCAAGGGCCTCCAAATCGGGGACAAGGTATCTGTGTTTGCCTTCCACGGCGGCAAAGAAGCCAATCACCAGAACTACATTACTTGTCCTGCGTACCTGGCGTCCAAGATTCCCGACGGCATCTCCGAACAGGCTGCTGCGACGGTGAATGTCAATCTGTGCACGGTGTTCCACACTGCCACTACGGATTTGGGACTGGAGCTTCCCTGGCCGATACCAGAGGGTTGGGAGGCGCGGAACAAGAATGACGGGGTTTTGATATGGGGTGCGAGTAGTAGTGTGGGCATATACGCCGTGCAGGTCCTTCGGCATTGGGGGTATAGCAACATCCTTGCGGTGAGCAGTGCCGCGCATCACGGGTATTTGCGCAGTCTAGGTGCGCGGAGGTGCTTCGATTATCGCGCCGAGGGGGTGGTGGGTGAGATTCTGGAGGAAGACGGGATTCGTTTCGTGCTGGATTGTATTGGCAGTCTGGGGGGCTCGTTGGcgccgttgaagaagattgctAAGAAGGGGGATAGAGTGGCGGTTATGTTGCCTGTGATTGTGAGGGATGCGACGATGGATGAGGAGCCGGTTTATGAGATGGATATTGGGAaggtggatggatgggcgGAGGGCGTTGATGTGAGGGGGGCGAGGACGCATTTCTACCTGGAT AATGAACTGTTCAAGGAGAAACTGCAGCCGGAGATTGTGCCGACGCTTCTGGCGCAGGGGGTCGTGCAGCCGAATAAGTATAGGGAGATTGAGGGACGGGATATGGTGGAGAGGGCGCAGAATGCGTTGGATGAGTTGCGGAATAGAAGTGTTAGTGGAGAGAGGTTGGTCTGGAGGGTATCGGAGTGA